Proteins from a single region of Sphingomonas morindae:
- the ubiG gene encoding bifunctional 2-polyprenyl-6-hydroxyphenol methylase/3-demethylubiquinol 3-O-methyltransferase UbiG translates to MSDATALHPVPATTIDPREARHFGAMAAEWWDPKGSSAMLHRLNPARLRFIREMADRHFGLDPRARHPLAGRSALDLGCGAGLLAEPLARLGASVTGLDAAPENIAAARAHAEGQGLAIRYRAGSVEALAGARFDLVCSLEVIEHVADPAAFVAGLAGALAEGGLLILSTPNRTARSRLALITLAEGLSIIPRGTHDWAKFLTPEELEAHLRAAGLTPVARRGLSLSPSRGFVLSDDMRLNYMVAAVRA, encoded by the coding sequence ATGAGCGATGCAACTGCACTTCACCCTGTGCCGGCCACCACCATCGATCCGCGCGAGGCCCGGCATTTCGGCGCGATGGCGGCGGAATGGTGGGATCCCAAAGGCTCCTCGGCGATGCTCCACCGGCTCAATCCGGCGCGGCTGCGCTTCATCCGCGAGATGGCGGACCGGCATTTCGGCCTCGATCCGCGCGCCCGCCACCCGCTCGCCGGGCGGAGCGCGCTCGATCTCGGCTGCGGCGCCGGCCTGCTGGCGGAACCGCTCGCCCGGCTCGGCGCCAGCGTCACCGGCCTCGATGCCGCGCCGGAGAATATCGCCGCCGCGCGCGCCCATGCCGAGGGGCAGGGGCTGGCGATCCGCTATCGCGCCGGCAGCGTGGAGGCGCTGGCGGGCGCCCGCTTCGATCTCGTCTGCAGCCTCGAGGTGATCGAGCATGTCGCCGATCCCGCCGCCTTCGTCGCCGGGCTGGCGGGCGCGCTGGCGGAGGGCGGGCTGCTCATCCTCTCCACGCCCAACCGCACCGCGCGGTCGCGGCTCGCGCTGATTACGCTCGCCGAGGGCCTGTCGATCATCCCGCGCGGCACGCATGATTGGGCGAAGTTCCTGACCCCGGAGGAGCTGGAGGCGCATCTCCGCGCCGCCGGCCTGACGCCTGTGGCGCGGCGCGGGCTCAGCCTCTCGCCCAGCCGGGGCTTTGTCCTCTCGGACGATATGCGCCTCAACTATATGGTCGCGGCCGTGCGCGCCTGA
- a CDS encoding aspartate kinase, with product MARIVMKFGGTSMAGIERIRLVARQVKREWQAGHQVAVVVSAMSGETDRLVNFCREASPLYDAREYDVVVASGEQVTTGLLAIALQAIGVPARSWLGWQLPIRTSEAHAAARIIDIDTAAMDESLARGEVAVIPGFQGQGADGRITTLGRGGSDTSAVAVAAAMKADRCDIYTDVDGVYTTDPRIVPRARKIPRITYEEMLELASVGAKVLQTRSVGLAMKERVRVQVLSSFGDPDLPPTPGTLVVGEDEIGDENVESQLITGIAYDRNEAKITLTAVPDRPGAVATIFAPLSEANINVDMIVQNVAHGTGSTDVTFTVPGAELARSIDVLEKAQATIGYAALVPNTEVCKISVVGVGMRSHAGVAATMFEALAARGINILAITTSEIKVSVLIHEDYTELAVRVLHTAYGLDAEDAA from the coding sequence ATGGCCCGTATCGTTATGAAATTCGGCGGAACGTCGATGGCGGGCATCGAACGTATCCGGCTGGTGGCGCGCCAGGTGAAGCGCGAATGGCAGGCCGGGCACCAGGTGGCGGTGGTGGTATCGGCGATGTCGGGCGAGACCGACCGGCTCGTCAATTTCTGCCGCGAGGCCTCGCCGCTGTACGATGCGCGCGAATATGACGTGGTGGTCGCCTCGGGCGAGCAGGTGACGACGGGGCTGCTCGCGATCGCGCTGCAGGCGATCGGCGTGCCCGCGCGCTCCTGGCTCGGCTGGCAGCTGCCGATCCGCACCAGCGAGGCGCACGCCGCCGCGCGCATCATCGACATCGACACCGCCGCCATGGACGAAAGCCTGGCGCGGGGCGAGGTGGCGGTGATCCCGGGCTTTCAGGGCCAGGGCGCGGACGGCCGCATCACCACGCTGGGACGCGGCGGCTCCGACACCTCGGCGGTGGCGGTGGCGGCGGCGATGAAGGCGGACCGCTGCGACATCTACACCGATGTCGACGGCGTCTACACCACCGACCCGCGGATCGTGCCGCGCGCCCGCAAGATCCCGCGCATCACCTATGAGGAGATGCTGGAACTCGCCAGCGTGGGCGCCAAGGTGTTGCAGACCCGCTCGGTGGGACTGGCGATGAAGGAGCGCGTGCGCGTGCAGGTGCTCTCCTCCTTCGGCGACCCGGACCTGCCCCCCACCCCCGGCACGCTCGTCGTCGGAGAGGACGAGATCGGAGACGAAAACGTGGAAAGCCAGCTCATCACCGGCATCGCCTATGACCGCAACGAGGCCAAGATCACGCTGACCGCCGTGCCCGACCGGCCCGGCGCGGTGGCGACCATCTTCGCGCCGCTTTCGGAGGCGAACATCAATGTCGATATGATCGTGCAGAATGTAGCGCACGGCACCGGATCGACCGACGTCACCTTCACCGTGCCCGGCGCCGAGCTGGCGCGCTCGATCGACGTGCTGGAAAAGGCGCAGGCGACGATCGGCTATGCGGCGCTGGTGCCCAATACCGAGGTGTGCAAGATCTCGGTGGTGGGCGTGGGGATGCGCAGCCATGCCGGCGTCGCCGCCACCATGTTCGAGGCGCTGGCCGCGCGCGGCATCAACATCCTCGCCATCACCACCTCGGAGATCAAGGTCTCGGTGCTGATCCACGAGGATTATACCGAGCTTGCGGTGCGCGTGCTGCACACCGCCTACGGCCTCGACGCCGAGGACGCGGCATGA
- a CDS encoding NAD(P)H-dependent flavin oxidoreductase: MSSGSDRLAALMARGTAFLGCDVAIMAGAMSWISERHLVSAMSNAGGFGVIACGAMTPALLDAEIAATQALTRRPFGVNLITMHPDLTALIDVCAARGVGHVVLAGGLPPAGSIERIKASGAKLICFAPALALAKKLIRSGVDALVIEGMEAGGHIGPVSTSVLAQEMLPHIAEAVPVFVAGGIGRGEAIAAYLEMGAAGVQLGTRFVCATECVAHPHFKKAFIRASARDAVASVQIDPRLPVIPVRALRNAGGDLFTAKQREVAQALDEGRVAMAEAQLQIEHYWAGALRRAVIEGDIEHGSLMAGQSVGMVTREEPLADILAQLTAEAGEALARRAA; this comes from the coding sequence ATGAGCAGCGGCAGCGACCGGCTCGCCGCGCTGATGGCGCGGGGGACGGCCTTTCTCGGCTGCGACGTGGCGATCATGGCGGGTGCCATGTCGTGGATCTCGGAGCGGCATCTCGTCTCGGCCATGTCCAATGCGGGCGGCTTCGGCGTGATCGCCTGCGGCGCGATGACCCCGGCGCTGCTCGACGCCGAGATCGCCGCCACGCAGGCGCTGACGCGCCGGCCCTTCGGCGTCAACCTCATCACCATGCATCCCGACCTGACCGCGCTGATCGATGTCTGCGCGGCGCGCGGGGTCGGCCATGTCGTGCTGGCGGGCGGACTGCCGCCGGCGGGCTCGATCGAGCGGATCAAGGCCTCGGGCGCCAAGCTCATCTGCTTCGCCCCGGCGCTGGCGCTCGCCAAGAAGCTGATCCGCTCGGGCGTGGACGCGCTGGTGATCGAGGGGATGGAGGCGGGCGGCCATATCGGGCCGGTCTCCACCAGCGTGCTCGCGCAGGAGATGCTGCCGCATATCGCCGAGGCGGTGCCGGTGTTCGTCGCCGGCGGGATCGGCCGGGGCGAGGCGATCGCCGCCTATCTGGAAATGGGCGCGGCCGGCGTGCAGCTCGGGACGCGCTTCGTGTGCGCCACCGAATGCGTGGCCCATCCCCATTTCAAGAAGGCCTTCATCCGCGCCTCGGCGCGCGACGCCGTGGCGAGCGTGCAGATCGATCCGCGGCTGCCCGTGATTCCGGTGCGCGCGCTGCGCAATGCCGGCGGCGACCTGTTCACCGCCAAGCAGCGCGAGGTGGCGCAGGCGCTGGACGAGGGCCGTGTCGCCATGGCCGAGGCGCAGCTCCAGATCGAGCATTATTGGGCGGGTGCGCTGCGCCGCGCGGTGATCGAAGGCGATATCGAGCATGGCTCGCTGATGGCCGGCCAGTCGGTCGGGATGGTGACGCGCGAGGAGCCGCTGGCGGACATCCTCGCCCAGCTCACGGCCGAGGCGGGCGAAGCGCTGGCGCGCCGCGCCGCCTGA
- a CDS encoding PAS domain S-box protein, with the protein MFGALIYLASHHDLRLLALAGLVCAASTSTAVLLLRRLRADPGQAPRLWLAAAGIVTGAGIWATHFIAMLGFDAGVTMGYDPVRTLASLLIAAGFTTGAFALTVRDAVPGGRWARGALFGLGVAAMHYTGMAAMTGSATMRWFPPLILLSLAFAILPAISALNLIAARRDRGSATLASLLLTLAILLLHLTGMAAMRMMPMASAAPAAGALPTPLFAGLVAAISMGLIAIALAANRWSLRRRQAHQSTTDAAWAALCRSNLVAEFGLDGRIRWANEAFLATMGYTLDELAGESHRLLCPPDLPATPDYQAMWRSLGQGAFASGEYRRIAKDGRTVWLQATYNPVLNDRGQPDRILKIASDVTAAKMAAADSAARLKALDLSQAVIEFTPDGVIVAANDGFLRLMGYAREQLIGQHHRLFCTAEDAASESYAAFWRKLGQGRYDQGTYKRVARDGREVWLNASYNPVLDPDGRPVRIVKFASDDTEARLRSAERQAMAIAMRRSQAVVEFDLDGTILDANDKFLDCLGYARHEVIGRKHSLFVPDAEARGPAYAALWAKLARGDYDAGIYKRRARDGRDVWLQASYNPILDPEGRPIKIVKFATDITEAKLRSAEREAIAAAMDRSQAVIEFALDGTILHANANALEAFGYSATDLAGQPHRLLCPAGQDRTDDYRRFWDRLAGGGFDSGVYKRRARNGADLWLRATYNPILDPEGRTLKIVLFAMNITEARERHADHEGRVNAIARAQAVVEFALDGTILDANDNFQAAFGYDRADLIGRHHRMLCDETIAGAADYAAFWERLAQGEFSSGRFRRRGRDGGEIWIQATYSPILDADGRPRKIVKIASDITRQVRLEQEVQAALAESRRFQAALETQRDQLGRTMTEITHIVGSIGAIASQTNLLAVNATIEAARAGEAGRGFAVVASEVKKLAHNTKAATERAQDMIVRHSDIGQSARGQTLAA; encoded by the coding sequence GTGTTCGGCGCCTTGATCTATCTGGCCAGCCATCACGACCTGCGGCTGCTGGCGCTGGCCGGCCTTGTCTGCGCGGCGTCGACCTCCACCGCCGTGCTGTTGCTGCGGCGGCTGCGCGCCGATCCGGGACAGGCGCCGCGCCTCTGGCTCGCCGCCGCCGGGATCGTGACCGGCGCCGGTATCTGGGCGACGCATTTCATCGCCATGCTGGGCTTCGATGCCGGCGTGACGATGGGCTATGATCCGGTCCGCACGCTCGCCTCGCTGCTGATCGCGGCAGGCTTCACCACCGGCGCCTTCGCGCTGACGGTGCGCGACGCGGTGCCGGGCGGCCGCTGGGCGCGGGGCGCGCTGTTCGGCCTGGGCGTGGCGGCGATGCATTATACGGGCATGGCGGCGATGACGGGCAGCGCGACGATGCGCTGGTTCCCGCCGCTGATCCTGCTCTCGCTGGCCTTCGCCATCCTGCCCGCCATATCCGCGCTCAACCTGATCGCCGCGCGGCGCGACCGCGGCTCGGCCACGCTCGCCAGCCTCTTGCTGACCCTCGCGATCCTGCTGCTGCATCTCACCGGCATGGCGGCGATGCGGATGATGCCGATGGCCAGCGCCGCGCCGGCGGCCGGCGCCCTGCCCACCCCGCTCTTCGCCGGCCTGGTGGCGGCGATATCGATGGGGCTGATCGCCATCGCGCTCGCGGCCAATCGCTGGAGCCTGAGGCGGCGCCAGGCGCATCAGAGCACCACCGACGCCGCCTGGGCGGCGCTGTGCCGCTCAAACCTTGTCGCCGAATTCGGGCTGGACGGCCGCATCCGCTGGGCGAACGAAGCCTTTCTCGCGACGATGGGCTATACGCTCGACGAGCTGGCGGGGGAGAGCCACCGCCTCCTCTGCCCGCCCGACTTGCCCGCCACCCCGGACTATCAGGCCATGTGGCGCAGCCTGGGCCAGGGCGCCTTCGCGTCCGGCGAGTATCGGCGCATCGCCAAGGACGGGCGCACCGTCTGGCTCCAGGCCACCTATAATCCCGTGCTCAACGATCGCGGCCAGCCCGACCGCATCCTCAAGATCGCCTCCGACGTCACCGCCGCCAAAATGGCCGCCGCCGATTCCGCCGCGCGGCTGAAGGCGCTGGATCTTTCGCAGGCGGTGATCGAGTTCACCCCCGATGGCGTGATCGTGGCGGCCAATGACGGCTTTCTGCGGCTGATGGGCTATGCGCGCGAGCAGCTGATCGGCCAGCATCACCGCCTCTTCTGCACGGCGGAGGACGCCGCCTCGGAAAGCTATGCCGCCTTTTGGCGCAAGCTCGGCCAGGGCCGGTACGATCAGGGCACCTACAAGCGGGTGGCGCGCGACGGCCGCGAGGTCTGGCTGAACGCCAGCTACAATCCCGTGCTCGACCCGGACGGGCGGCCGGTGCGGATCGTCAAGTTCGCCAGCGACGACACCGAGGCGCGGCTGCGCAGCGCCGAGCGCCAGGCCATGGCCATCGCCATGCGTCGCTCGCAGGCGGTGGTCGAGTTCGATCTCGACGGCACCATCCTGGACGCCAACGACAAGTTCCTCGACTGCCTCGGCTATGCCCGGCACGAGGTGATCGGCCGCAAGCACAGCCTGTTCGTGCCGGACGCCGAGGCGCGCGGCCCCGCCTATGCCGCGCTCTGGGCCAAGCTTGCCCGGGGCGATTATGACGCCGGCATCTACAAGCGGCGCGCGCGCGACGGCCGCGACGTGTGGCTGCAGGCCAGCTACAATCCGATTCTCGATCCCGAAGGCCGGCCGATCAAGATCGTCAAATTCGCCACCGACATCACCGAGGCCAAGCTGCGCAGCGCCGAGCGCGAGGCGATCGCGGCGGCGATGGACCGTTCGCAGGCGGTGATCGAGTTCGCGCTCGACGGCACCATCCTGCACGCCAACGCCAATGCGCTGGAGGCCTTCGGCTATAGCGCGACGGATCTGGCCGGCCAGCCCCATCGGCTGCTCTGCCCCGCCGGGCAGGACCGTACCGACGACTATCGCCGCTTCTGGGACCGGCTCGCGGGGGGCGGGTTCGACAGCGGCGTCTACAAGCGCCGCGCGCGGAACGGCGCCGATCTGTGGCTGCGCGCCACCTATAATCCGATCCTCGATCCCGAGGGCCGCACCCTCAAGATCGTGCTGTTCGCGATGAACATCACCGAAGCGCGCGAACGGCACGCGGATCATGAGGGCCGGGTCAACGCGATCGCCCGCGCGCAGGCGGTTGTGGAATTCGCGCTGGATGGCACCATCCTGGACGCCAACGACAATTTCCAGGCCGCCTTCGGCTATGACCGGGCCGACCTGATCGGCCGCCACCATCGCATGCTGTGCGACGAGACGATCGCCGGCGCGGCCGACTATGCCGCCTTCTGGGAGCGGCTGGCGCAGGGCGAGTTCAGCAGCGGGCGGTTCCGCCGGCGCGGCCGCGACGGCGGCGAGATCTGGATCCAGGCGACCTATAGCCCGATCCTCGACGCCGATGGCCGGCCGCGCAAGATCGTGAAGATCGCCAGCGACATCACGCGGCAGGTGCGGCTGGAGCAGGAGGTGCAGGCGGCGCTCGCCGAAAGCCGCCGCTTCCAGGCGGCGCTGGAGACGCAGCGCGACCAGCTGGGCCGCACCATGACCGAGATCACCCATATCGTCGGCTCGATCGGCGCGATCGCCTCGCAGACCAATTTGCTCGCGGTCAACGCCACGATCGAGGCGGCGCGCGCCGGCGAGGCGGGGCGCGGCTTCGCCGTGGTGGCGAGCGAGGTGAAGAAGCTGGCGCACAACACCAAGGCCGCCACCGAGCGCGCGCAGGACATGATCGTCCGCCATTCGGACATCGGCCAGTCGGCGCGCGGGCAGACGCTGGCGGCGTGA
- a CDS encoding EI24 domain-containing protein: MLRALALAVGQLADPALLRILMRSLLLTLALFAAAGLAIGWALSGSDPCGLIGLDGCPLDATASGLSALLATLLGLWLLFPAVAIGVLSGFMDAVVAAVEARHYPAARATARPLGPARALALGLRSSARLLVYNLVALPFYLVLLVTGIGPALLFVLVNGLALGTDLGEMVALRHVRGPALRPALQASRGARTALGVAAAALFLVPFVNLLVPIVAAAAATHLYHGRREGRG, translated from the coding sequence ATGCTGCGCGCCCTCGCCCTCGCTGTCGGCCAGCTCGCCGATCCCGCCCTGCTGCGCATCCTGATGCGCTCGCTGCTCCTCACGCTCGCGCTGTTCGCCGCCGCCGGGCTGGCGATCGGCTGGGCGCTTTCGGGGAGCGATCCCTGCGGGCTGATCGGGCTGGACGGCTGCCCGCTCGATGCCACCGCCTCGGGCCTGTCCGCGCTGCTCGCGACGCTCCTGGGCCTGTGGCTGCTCTTTCCGGCGGTGGCGATCGGCGTGCTGTCGGGCTTCATGGACGCGGTGGTGGCGGCGGTGGAGGCGCGCCACTATCCCGCCGCCCGCGCCACCGCGCGACCGCTCGGTCCGGCCCGCGCCTTGGCCTTGGGGCTGCGCTCCTCGGCGCGGCTGCTCGTCTATAATCTGGTCGCCTTGCCCTTCTATCTGGTGCTGCTCGTCACCGGCATCGGCCCGGCGCTGCTCTTCGTGCTGGTCAACGGGCTCGCGCTCGGAACCGATCTCGGCGAGATGGTGGCGCTGCGCCACGTCCGCGGCCCGGCGCTCCGCCCCGCGCTCCAGGCCAGCCGGGGCGCGCGCACCGCGCTGGGGGTGGCGGCGGCGGCGCTGTTCCTGGTGCCCTTCGTCAATCTGCTCGTGCCGATCGTCGCGGCCGCCGCCGCCACCCATCTCTATCACGGCCGGCGCGAGGGGCGGGGCTGA
- the zwf gene encoding glucose-6-phosphate dehydrogenase, whose protein sequence is MEAPRVPPAPPCLLVLFGATGDLTRRLLMPALINMTRAGLLDEKFRILGIGIEPGDDAMLRERLASFHPEKGGEGDTERGAAWTQLSERIHYVQGDFTQDAIYERVKQEVGDGNAAFYLATPPALFAPIAAKLGAHGLTDEAKGFRRIAIEKPFGHDLQSARALNAALLESAAESQIYRIDHFLGKETVQNIMTARFANMMIEGLWSSDKIDHVQITAAETVGIGTRGAFYDVTGALRDMVPNHLFQLLAMIAMEPPTSFDAESIRTEKGKVLKAIRHYSVEEARDNGVRGQFTAGTAEGAAVPAYTETPHVAADSRTETYVALKLLVDTWRWAGVPFYLRTGKLLAARDTEIVVTFKPVPFAQFASIPAEHRPPPNRLVIQVQPNEGLSMQISIKRPGLVVEAVPVALDFRYAAMFDISGLTGYETLLYDLFVGDQTLFQRADGIEAGWAAVQPFLDAWADAPAPDPYAPGSSGPEAADALLARDGRQWCPVGAARCP, encoded by the coding sequence ATGGAAGCGCCGCGCGTGCCGCCCGCGCCACCCTGCCTGCTCGTGCTGTTCGGGGCGACGGGCGATCTCACCCGGCGCCTGCTGATGCCGGCGCTGATCAACATGACCCGCGCCGGGCTGCTGGACGAGAAGTTCCGCATCCTCGGCATCGGCATCGAGCCGGGCGACGACGCCATGCTGCGCGAGCGGCTGGCGAGCTTCCATCCCGAAAAGGGGGGCGAGGGCGATACCGAGCGCGGCGCCGCCTGGACGCAGCTGTCCGAGCGCATCCACTATGTGCAGGGCGATTTCACCCAGGACGCGATCTACGAGCGGGTGAAGCAGGAGGTGGGCGACGGCAACGCCGCCTTCTATCTGGCCACACCCCCGGCGCTGTTCGCGCCGATCGCCGCCAAGCTCGGCGCCCATGGCCTGACCGACGAGGCCAAAGGCTTCCGCCGCATCGCCATCGAGAAGCCGTTCGGCCATGATCTGCAATCGGCGCGCGCGCTCAACGCCGCGCTGCTGGAGAGCGCCGCCGAGAGCCAGATCTACCGGATCGACCATTTCCTCGGCAAGGAAACCGTCCAGAACATCATGACGGCGCGCTTCGCCAACATGATGATCGAGGGGCTGTGGAGCAGCGACAAGATCGATCATGTCCAGATCACCGCCGCCGAGACGGTGGGGATCGGCACGCGCGGCGCCTTTTACGATGTCACCGGCGCGCTGCGCGACATGGTGCCCAACCACCTCTTCCAGCTGCTCGCCATGATCGCGATGGAGCCGCCGACCAGCTTCGACGCGGAATCGATCCGCACGGAAAAGGGCAAGGTGCTGAAGGCGATCCGCCACTACAGCGTGGAGGAGGCGCGCGACAATGGCGTGCGCGGCCAGTTCACCGCCGGCACCGCCGAGGGCGCCGCCGTGCCCGCCTATACCGAAACGCCCCATGTCGCGGCCGACAGCCGCACCGAGACCTATGTCGCGCTCAAGCTGCTGGTGGATACGTGGCGCTGGGCGGGCGTGCCCTTCTATCTGCGCACGGGCAAGCTGCTCGCCGCGCGCGACACCGAGATCGTCGTCACCTTCAAGCCGGTGCCCTTCGCGCAATTCGCCTCCATCCCCGCCGAGCATCGGCCGCCGCCCAACCGGCTGGTGATCCAGGTCCAGCCCAATGAGGGCCTGTCGATGCAGATCTCGATCAAGCGGCCCGGGCTGGTGGTGGAGGCGGTGCCGGTGGCGCTGGATTTCCGCTACGCCGCCATGTTCGATATCTCGGGCCTGACCGGCTATGAGACGCTGCTCTACGATCTGTTCGTGGGCGACCAGACGCTGTTCCAGCGCGCCGACGGGATCGAGGCCGGCTGGGCGGCGGTGCAGCCCTTTCTCGACGCCTGGGCCGACGCCCCCGCCCCCGATCCCTACGCGCCCGGCAGCAGCGGGCCCGAGGCGGCGGACGCGCTGCTCGCGCGCGACGGTCGCCAATGGTGCCCGGTCGGCGCGGCGCGCTGCCCGTGA
- a CDS encoding glycoside hydrolase family 15 protein, with protein sequence MSRAIEDYALIGSTHSAALVHRDGTIAWLCLPRFDSEAIFASLLGTEAHGGWTMHARGEAERTRRYLPDTMILETTIATPTGTAVVLDFMPPPASDEVHELIRIVRGVEGEVALATELRLRFNYGRDIPWVHRKEGATLAVAGPDAVRISSSIELENEDFATRAEFTCHAGQAIAFTLEWYPSHREPPLPRDAFALLEHSRCFWQNWIAAYSADGPYADMVERSLLTLKAMTYSPTGGIVAAPTTSLPEAPGGVRNWDYRFCWLRDAVATIYALGASGFLEEAGAWRWWLMRAVAGAPDELQIMYGLRGERRLTEIELDHLPGFADSRPVRIGNAASEQIQLDVYGAVLAAFDAARRSGIPDMDAVWPVQCAIAHHLLAIWDQPDSGLWEMRGPKRQFVHSKMMCWLAFDRMIASAEDFGLSGDLDTWRAARDAIHAQVCAQGFDAESNSFVQYYGAKGVDAALLQMPIMGFLPPEDPRVRGTIARIERELLHNGVVYRYRTDDGADGLPGEEGAFLACSFWLAEAYALCGRLDDAKALFAHLCGFANDLGLLAEEYDPVNQRQLGNFPQAFSHFALVNAAHTLAGATGGMAQSLAGRHGRRLKETDAAA encoded by the coding sequence GTGAGCCGGGCGATCGAGGATTATGCGCTGATCGGCTCGACCCACAGCGCGGCGCTGGTGCATCGCGACGGCACCATCGCCTGGCTGTGCCTGCCACGCTTCGACAGCGAGGCGATCTTCGCCAGCCTGCTCGGCACCGAGGCGCATGGCGGCTGGACGATGCACGCGCGCGGCGAGGCCGAGCGGACGCGGCGCTATCTGCCCGACACGATGATCCTCGAGACGACCATCGCCACCCCCACGGGCACGGCGGTGGTGCTCGATTTCATGCCGCCCCCCGCCAGCGACGAGGTGCATGAGCTGATCCGCATCGTGCGCGGCGTGGAAGGCGAGGTGGCGCTCGCCACCGAGCTGCGGCTGCGCTTCAACTATGGCCGCGACATTCCCTGGGTGCATCGCAAGGAAGGCGCCACCCTCGCCGTGGCGGGGCCCGACGCCGTCCGCATCTCCAGCAGCATCGAGCTGGAGAACGAGGATTTCGCCACAAGGGCGGAGTTCACCTGCCACGCCGGCCAGGCGATCGCCTTCACGCTGGAATGGTATCCCTCGCATCGCGAGCCGCCGCTCCCGCGCGACGCCTTCGCGCTGCTCGAGCATAGCCGCTGCTTCTGGCAGAACTGGATCGCCGCCTATTCGGCCGACGGCCCCTATGCCGATATGGTCGAACGCTCGCTGCTGACGCTCAAGGCGATGACCTATAGCCCCACCGGCGGCATCGTCGCGGCCCCCACCACGTCGCTGCCCGAGGCGCCCGGCGGGGTGCGCAACTGGGATTATCGCTTCTGCTGGCTGCGCGATGCGGTGGCGACCATCTATGCGCTCGGCGCCTCGGGCTTTCTGGAGGAAGCGGGGGCGTGGCGCTGGTGGCTGATGCGCGCCGTGGCGGGCGCGCCCGACGAATTGCAGATCATGTACGGGTTGCGCGGCGAACGCCGGCTGACCGAGATCGAGCTGGACCATCTTCCCGGCTTCGCCGACAGCCGCCCGGTGCGGATCGGCAACGCCGCGTCCGAACAGATCCAGCTCGATGTCTATGGCGCGGTGCTGGCGGCCTTCGATGCCGCGCGGCGCAGCGGCATTCCCGATATGGACGCGGTGTGGCCGGTGCAATGCGCGATCGCCCATCATCTCCTCGCCATCTGGGACCAGCCCGATAGCGGCCTGTGGGAGATGCGCGGGCCCAAGCGCCAGTTCGTCCACTCCAAGATGATGTGCTGGCTCGCCTTCGACCGGATGATCGCGAGCGCCGAGGATTTCGGCCTGTCGGGCGATCTCGACACCTGGCGCGCCGCGCGCGACGCCATCCACGCCCAGGTCTGCGCGCAGGGCTTCGACGCGGAGAGCAACAGCTTCGTCCAATATTACGGCGCCAAGGGCGTCGACGCGGCGCTGCTGCAGATGCCGATCATGGGCTTCCTGCCGCCCGAGGATCCGCGCGTGCGCGGCACCATCGCCCGGATCGAGCGCGAATTGCTGCACAATGGCGTGGTCTATCGCTACCGCACCGATGACGGGGCGGATGGCCTGCCGGGCGAGGAAGGCGCCTTTCTCGCATGCAGCTTCTGGCTGGCGGAGGCCTATGCGCTGTGCGGCCGGCTGGACGACGCCAAGGCGCTGTTCGCGCATCTGTGCGGCTTCGCCAATGATCTGGGCCTGCTGGCCGAGGAATATGACCCGGTGAACCAGCGCCAGCTCGGCAATTTCCCGCAGGCCTTCAGCCATTTCGCGCTGGTCAACGCGGCCCATACCCTCGCCGGCGCGACCGGCGGCATGGCGCAGAGCCTGGCCGGTCGCCACGGCCGGCGGCTGAAGGAGACCGACGCCGCCGCCTGA